From Aspergillus fumigatus Af293 chromosome 5, whole genome shotgun sequence, a single genomic window includes:
- a CDS encoding glycosyltransferase family 15 protein: MAVARPIRMIGAACILLCLFLIFQVNQSHGPSFISKGSKEYNGMKRDPLLDPTGEPEGHLWRADDNDYAPNSAHSARTNAALISLVRNEELEDLISTMKDLERTWNSKFNYPWIFFNDKPFTEEFKKRTQAETKAKCYYEQVPKEHWDPPEWINMELFRESAAILTEQKIQYSDKLSYHQMCRWNSGMFYKHPALKNYKYYWRVEPKVQFFCNVDYDVFRFMEDRNLTYGFTINLFDDPKTVPTLWPETKKFLAANPSYLSSNNMMGWLTDDSLRPDHTEAANGYSTCHFWSNFEIGDLDFFRGEQYDAYFNHLDRAGGFFYERWGDAPVHSIGLGLFADAAKVHWFRDIGYNHIPYYNCPNSPKCSKCTPGQFYAGAPFLAKEDCRPSYFKHVGMH; the protein is encoded by the exons ATGGCTGTGGCGAGGCCTATACGCATGATAGGTGCAGCATGCATCCTACTGTGTCTCTTTCTGATCTTTCAGGTCAACCAAAGTCACGGCCCATCCTTCATTAGTAAGGGGTCAAAGGAGTATAATGGCATGAAGAGAGATCCCCTTCTAGATC CAACCGGCGAACCCGAAGGTCATTTATGGCGAGCCGACGACAACGACTATGCCCCCAACAGCGCCCATTCCGCCCGCACGAACGCTGCTCTCATTTCCCTCGTCCGTAATGAAGAGCTAGAAGATCTTATATCGACGATGAAAGACTTGGAGCGGACATGGAATAGCAAATTCAACTACCcctggatcttcttcaacgacAAGCCCTTTACGGAAGAATTTAAAAAGCGCACACAAGCAGAGACGAAGGCCAAGTGCTATTATG AACAAGTGCCAAAGGAACACTGGGACCCTCCGGAATGGATCAACATGGAACTCTTCCGCGAGTCTGCGGCCATCCTCACTGAACAGAAGATCCAATACAGCGATAAACTCTCGTATCATCAAATGTGTCGGTGGAATAGTGGCATGTTCTACAAGCATCCCGCTCTTAAGAACTACAAGTACTACTGGCGTGTTGAGCCGAAGGTCCAGTTCTTCTGCAATGTTGATTACGATGTATTCCGATTCATGGAGGATAGAAACCTCACTTATGGTTTCACCATCAATCTTTTCGACGATCCCAAAACTGTTCCCACCCTCTGGCCAGAGACCAAGAAGTTCCTAGCTGCAAACCCCTCTTATCTCTCCAGCAACAACATGATGGGATGGTTGACGGACGACTCACTGCGGCCAGACCACACCGAGGCGGCGAATGGATACTCTACCTGCCACTTCTGGTCGAACTTTGAAATCGGTGACTTAGATTTCTTCAGAGGAGAGCAGTACGATGCCTATTTCAACCATCTTGACCGTGCCGGTGGTTTCTTCTACGAGCGATGGGGCGACGCTCCAGTTCATTCGATTGGTTTGGGACTGTTTGCAGACGCAGCCAAGGTTCACTG GTTCCGTGACATTGGATACAATCACATTCCCTACTATAACTGTCCCAATTCACCCAAGTGCTCTAAATGCACCCCTGGGCAATTCTACGCGGGCGCACCTTTCCTCGCCAAGGAAGACTGCAGACCCAGCTACTTTAAGCATGTGGGGATGCATTAA
- a CDS encoding cytochrome c oxidase subunit VI: MASLSLFRVATRAVRPSGFIRAPQFPRSRVQVPAALALNRPSFSTTTKRLSGAHEDETYEEFSARFEKEFDGVQDVFELQRNLNNCFAYDLVPSVEVLSAALRAARRVNDFPTAVRIFEGIKAKVETQDQYKQYLESLEGLRQELGVALREELYPNEE, translated from the exons ATGGCGTCCTTGTCTCTCTTCCGTGTTGCCACACGCGCCGTCCGCCCTTCCGGCTTCATCAGAGCTCCTCAATTCCCCCGGTCCCGCGTGCAGGTCCCGGCTGCTCTGGCCCTCAACCGTCCCAGCttcagcaccaccaccaagcGTCTGTCCGGTGCCCACGAGGATGAGACATACGAGGAATTCTCTGCTAG ATTTGAGAAGGAATTCGATGGTGTTCAGGATGTCTTCGAGCTCCAG CGTAACCTCAACAACTGCTTCGCTTATGATCTCGTCCCCTCCGTCGAGGTCCTCTCAGCTGCTCTGAGGGCTGCCCGCCGTGTCAACGACTTCCCCACTGCTGTCCGGATTTTTGAAG GTATCAAGGCCAAGGTTGAGACTCAGGACCAGTACAAGCAGTACCTCGAGAGCCTGGAGGGTCTGCGCCAGGAGCTCGGTGTTGCTCTGCGGGAGGAGCTCTACCCCAACGAGGAATAG